Genomic segment of uncultured Desulfobacter sp.:
GGTGTGATTCTGCTGGTGGGCCTGGCCAGCAAAAACGCGATTCTTATCGTTGAATTTTCCAAAGCCCGGCGGGAAGAAGGCCTGTCCATCATTGATGCGGCCGCCGATGGGGCCAAGCAGCGGTTCCGTGCCGTATTGATGACCGCCTTCACCTTCATCCTTGGCGTGCTGCCCATGGTGTTTGCCAGCGGCGCCGGCTCTGCCAGCCGCCAGGTCATCGGTACCACGGTGTTCTCCGGGATGGTAGCCGCCACCTTGTTTGGAATTTTGCTGATTCCGGCACTTTTTGTGATGTTCCAGAGGTTCCGGGAAAAGATGTACGTCGTGCGTAACCGCTGGACGACGAAGAATATCTCCGTGTTGCTGGTATTATTATTGCCGGTGATCATGACCGGTTGCATGACAGTGGGACCGGACTATCAGCGGCCGGCCCTTCCGGATATTCCCGACACACGGGAAGTGGAGGTGGATGCGGCCCAATGGTGGAACCAATTCAATGATCCGGGGCTGACCGATATGGTCCAACGGGCGTTGAACAACAACCACGACCTCAAGACAGCAGTGGCCCGGGTCCGCCAGGCCCGTGCCCAGCTGGCCCGGACCAGGGCCGCCTACGGGCCGACCGTCGATCTAAGCGGCAGTATCACCCGCTCCGAGTCTTCGGCAAACGGTATGTCGGACACCGGTGCCACCACGCTTTACAGCACCGGATTCGATGCTGTCTGGGAAATAGACATTTTTGGCGGGACCAAGCGTGCCGTTGAAGCGGCCCTTGCGGACTGGGACGCGATCCGGGTCGGGCTGGATGATGTCCGGGTCAGCGTGGCCGCAGAGACAGCGATCGCCTATCTCAGCATCTGCACCTACCAACACCGACTGACCGTATCCCGGGCCAACCTGGAAGCCCAGCAGGAGACCTTTGAAATCCTTTCCGACCGTTTTAACGCCGGCTTAAGCAACGGACTGGCCGTACAGCAGGCGCGTTATAATCTGGAAAGCACACGGGCCGCAATCCCCACCCTGGAAGCCGGACTGGAGAGCGCCCGGAATGCTTTATCGGTATTGGCAGGCGAGATGCCGGGCGCTTTGCAGATCCCTAATATCGACCGGATACCGCAATCTGATCTGGTGCTTGAAGGCATTCCCGCAGACCTGTTGCGCCGCCGCCCGGATATCCGGCGCGCCGAGCGAGAGCTGGCAGCCCAGACCGCACGAATAGGTGTTGCCGTGGCCGATCTTTATCCCAGGTTTACACTGACCGGATCCATCGGGCTGGAGTCTTTGCAGGCATCTACCCTTTTCGAGTCCGACAGTGGGAAATACAGCATTATCCCCGGCATACGCTGGCCGATTTTCTACTCCGGTTCTATCCGTAATAATATTAAAATTCAGGAAGCGGTACAGGAACAGTACCTGTATGCGTACGAAACTGAAGTGCTGAATGCCGTTCAGGAAGTGCGTGATGCGCTGATAAATTACCGTAAGGAAAAAGAACGCAGCGCTTCGCTCAGGGACGCTGTTGAAGCTGCCCGTGCTGCGGAAGAATTGGCCCAGGATCAATACCGCAATGGCCTTTCCGACTTCAACAATGTGCTTGATGCCCAGCGTTCGCTGCTCAGCTTTCAGGAAGAGCTCGCCGTCAGCGAAGGCATGGTAAGCCAGAATACCGTTCGGTTATACAAGGCACTGGGGGGCGGCTGGAGTTCTCTTGAAGAGTAGTCCTATTGGCGAGCATTGATGGTATGAAAAAACTCAATTTTGAGTTTCAGCCTCCTCAACAATAACAGATCAAGTACGCATGTCCACTGTATAGGCATTTCCCGAGCATTTCTAAAAAAAGCCCAGATGTTTACCCCGAAAATTTTGTATACTGTCTTTGTCCTGATCCATCAGGATGATTCCAACATTTTTAAAGGAGGGCATCATCATGAAAATGTCACAGGCAATATCCATGTGACTCTGCGATCCTATCAAAAACATTTCGAGTTTCCAAGTTGCCGCCCTGGACAATCTTGGAACGAGATGCCGTTGATGAATTCATTTTCAAAACGGAGAGCCCCAGAAACCGGCTGATGCTTGAATTGATGGCAAGGGGTGGAATGAGGATCGGTGAAGTTTTGAAATTGAAGCCTCAGGATGTTCAGGATCGGAAACTTCATTTGCGCAATCCCAAGAGTGGCCGTACATCCGAAGTCGTTTTTATTCCCCAAAAGGTGGCAGACAGGCTGCGTGATTATATTGCCGCTGAAAATATCCTGGATGATAAGCGTATTTCCCCTCTGGGATATACCCGGGCCAGGGAGATCGTTAAAAGCGCCGGCAAGAAAATCGGAATTGATGTAAAGCCACATGATCTCAGGCGGCATGCAGCCACTTATGCCAGCCGATCAGGCGTTCCGATTGAAATCGTTTCAAAAATTATTCTCAGGCACTCTAACTTGTCCACTACCCAACGGTATCTTGGCAAAGTCAGCGATACTGAGGCCATGTATTGGATCGAGAATATTTACCGGTAAAAATCGGAGGGGATTGGAGTGATCCCAATCCCCAACAATAGAAACGCCAGTGCTCATGGGGTTTTCAGAGACAATACAGTTTTTTCATAGACATATCCATTGTACTCTCATTTCTCATGACTATTCAAATTAAGTTAATTGTACTCGATTAATTTATTAAAAAGCTTGATCTTTAATAAACGGCGGTGCTATACAGCAAATCTTTAACATTGGAGATTACAGTGAAATACCACAAATCAGCCAAACAGGCCTATTATTGCGGATATTACATATCCGGGTGCCGTGGTGTTTATTTACTGATCTAACATAA
This window contains:
- a CDS encoding site-specific integrase → MERDAVDEFIFKTESPRNRLMLELMARGGMRIGEVLKLKPQDVQDRKLHLRNPKSGRTSEVVFIPQKVADRLRDYIAAENILDDKRISPLGYTRAREIVKSAGKKIGIDVKPHDLRRHAATYASRSGVPIEIVSKIILRHSNLSTTQRYLGKVSDTEAMYWIENIYR